A single region of the Thioalkalivibrio nitratireducens DSM 14787 genome encodes:
- the coaE gene encoding dephospho-CoA kinase (Dephospho-CoA kinase (CoaE) performs the final step in coenzyme A biosynthesis.), with product MTVLRVGLTGGIGSGKTRVAALFEALGTPVIDTDRLSRETLAPGQPLLERIFREFGSGLRRADGGLDRAALRQRIFADPTLRARLEAITHPAIGEAMEQRIAALPESAAYVVLVIPLLLEAGWQDRVDRILVVDCPEEVQVQRVMGRDRVDADAAWTMVRSQAARQARLRAADDRIDNSRPDRLAALERRVRELDRIYRAAARRVAGATR from the coding sequence GCAAGACGCGGGTCGCGGCGCTGTTCGAAGCGCTCGGCACACCGGTGATCGACACCGACCGGCTCTCCCGCGAGACCCTGGCACCCGGCCAGCCGCTGCTGGAGCGGATCTTCCGCGAGTTCGGCAGCGGGCTGCGCCGCGCGGACGGCGGTCTGGACCGGGCGGCACTGCGCCAGCGCATCTTCGCCGACCCGACGCTGCGCGCACGGCTCGAGGCCATCACCCATCCGGCGATCGGCGAAGCCATGGAACAGCGGATCGCCGCATTGCCCGAATCGGCCGCCTACGTGGTACTGGTGATCCCGTTGCTGCTGGAGGCGGGCTGGCAGGACCGGGTCGACCGGATCCTGGTGGTCGACTGTCCCGAGGAGGTGCAGGTACAGCGGGTCATGGGGCGGGATCGCGTCGATGCCGACGCTGCGTGGACAATGGTCCGCAGCCAGGCGGCGCGACAGGCGCGGCTGCGCGCGGCCGACGACCGGATCGACAACAGCCGGCCGGACCGACTCGCAGCGCTCGAGCGCCGGGTGCGGGAACTCGACCGGATCTATCGGGCCGCGGCACGGCGCGTCGCCGGCGCCACCCGATGA
- the zapD gene encoding cell division protein ZapD, which produces MFDTGPPFAGLDALTESTLTFEQPLHERVRLLLRMETLIERFRQASLDGRDFDHHHALMVLVDIYSLAGRVDVKRELMGEIERQIANLNRLATQPGVDQERLTLTMQGQRRLLGRLEDQVGALDQRIKGNEFFTSIRQRTALPGGACDFDLPIYHYWLSQPAAAREALLLEWFQPLDTVAEAITQVLTFMRAAGAPRHVTGHDGYYEQSLDTNYAWQLIRVSVAADLQCYPEISAGRQRFTVRFLDPGDFHERPRIVARDIPFQLTCCAI; this is translated from the coding sequence ATGTTCGATACTGGGCCGCCATTCGCCGGACTGGATGCTTTGACTGAATCCACACTGACATTCGAGCAACCATTGCACGAGCGCGTGCGCCTGCTGCTGCGCATGGAGACGCTGATCGAACGCTTCCGTCAGGCCAGCCTGGACGGCCGGGACTTCGACCACCACCATGCCCTGATGGTGCTGGTCGACATCTATTCCCTGGCTGGCCGTGTGGACGTGAAACGCGAACTGATGGGCGAGATCGAGCGCCAGATCGCGAACCTGAACCGGCTGGCGACACAGCCCGGCGTCGACCAGGAACGCCTGACACTGACGATGCAGGGGCAGCGGCGGCTGCTCGGCCGGCTCGAGGACCAGGTCGGTGCACTCGACCAGCGCATCAAGGGCAACGAATTCTTCACCAGCATACGACAACGGACGGCGCTCCCCGGCGGCGCCTGCGACTTCGACCTCCCAATCTATCACTACTGGCTGTCACAGCCTGCAGCCGCCCGCGAAGCGCTGCTGCTCGAGTGGTTCCAGCCGCTGGACACCGTCGCTGAGGCCATCACCCAGGTGCTCACTTTCATGCGCGCGGCCGGGGCACCGCGCCACGTGACCGGACACGACGGCTATTATGAGCAGTCCCTGGACACGAACTATGCGTGGCAGCTGATCCGGGTTTCGGTGGCGGCCGACCTGCAGTGCTATCCAGAGATCAGCGCCGGGCGCCAGCGTTTCACCGTCCGCTTCCTGGATCCGGGCGATTTCCACGAACGGCCGCGGATCGTCGCGCGCGACATCCCGTTCCAGCTGACCTGCTGCGCGATCTGA
- a CDS encoding Nudix family hydrolase: MAVGLLRDTDGRVLITRRGRDTHLGGLWEFPGGKCAPGEPAGTALDRELREELGIGVLDAVETLVIPHRYPDRRVELRVFRVDCWNDAVVAREGQPLRWVRPEALAEFAFPAASRAIVNAARLPETYLVSPAPPSPVQIADCVGRVEQGIIANAIRLLQIRAPGLDREAFLDYARRLLEVAARHRVETLVNAPEDWLDRLPPTGWHLTERRLRSLRARPSREGWLSASVHDREGLLRAMALPVDFVVVAPVRSTRTHPGARPLGFPAFTALRAEASCPMYALGGMTPENLPAVRALGAQGIAAIRGLLPEPRA, translated from the coding sequence ATAGCGGTGGGTCTGCTGCGCGACACGGACGGTCGGGTGCTGATTACCCGGCGTGGCCGGGATACGCATCTCGGGGGTCTCTGGGAATTTCCCGGCGGCAAGTGTGCGCCGGGGGAGCCGGCAGGGACCGCGCTGGACCGGGAGTTGCGGGAGGAACTCGGGATCGGTGTGCTCGACGCGGTAGAGACGCTCGTAATCCCCCACCGTTACCCGGACCGGCGCGTGGAACTGCGAGTGTTTCGGGTCGACTGCTGGAACGATGCCGTCGTGGCGCGCGAGGGCCAGCCGCTGCGCTGGGTTCGCCCCGAGGCGCTCGCGGAGTTCGCGTTCCCGGCCGCGAGCCGGGCGATCGTGAACGCCGCGCGTCTGCCCGAAACCTACCTGGTTTCCCCCGCGCCGCCTTCCCCGGTGCAGATCGCGGATTGTGTCGGGCGAGTGGAGCAGGGCATCATCGCGAACGCGATCCGGCTGTTGCAGATTCGTGCTCCGGGTCTGGATCGCGAAGCGTTCCTGGACTATGCGCGCCGGTTGCTGGAGGTCGCGGCGCGGCATCGCGTGGAAACGCTGGTGAACGCGCCCGAAGACTGGCTGGACCGTCTGCCGCCGACCGGCTGGCACCTGACGGAACGGCGCCTGCGGTCCCTGCGGGCGCGTCCCAGCCGCGAGGGCTGGCTGTCGGCGTCGGTGCATGATCGCGAGGGTCTGCTGCGGGCCATGGCGCTGCCGGTCGACTTCGTGGTCGTTGCCCCGGTGCGGTCGACACGTACCCATCCGGGTGCGCGGCCCCTCGGGTTTCCGGCGTTCACGGCGCTGCGTGCCGAGGCCAGCTGCCCGATGTATGCGCTCGGGGGGATGACCCCGGAGAATCTGCCCGCAGTGCGCGCGCTGGGGGCGCAGGGAATTGCGGCGATTCGGGGGCTGCTGCCGGAACCTCGCGCCTGA
- the argJ gene encoding bifunctional glutamate N-acetyltransferase/amino-acid acetyltransferase ArgJ, translating to MAVALQAPDRLAPVPGIRLAAAAAGIRYPGRYDLVLIDAGPQAAVAALFTTNAFSAAPVRVAKEHLAGARARWLLINSGNANAGTGSEGLSAARQCCKAVARQTQGEAHAVLPFSTGVIGEPLPVHRIEDALPDLVDALREDAWLDAARAIMTTDTVLKGGSRRVELAGGAVTLTGIAKGSGMVHPDMATMLAFVGTDAEIPPDLLRWMLVRAAADSFNAITVDGDTSTNDALVCVASGASGVQPESEDDLNAFAGALQSLCLELAEAIVRDGEGATKFVRVSVRGGRDAGEAQRVAETVALSPLVKTALFASDPNWGRILAAVGRAGVPDFEIERVRITVNGVEIVAAGSRAPGYTEAAGQQAFAEAELDIVIDLGRGAAGYRKYTCDFSYDYVRINADYRS from the coding sequence ATGGCCGTCGCACTGCAGGCACCCGACCGGCTCGCCCCGGTCCCCGGTATCCGTCTCGCGGCGGCTGCCGCCGGCATCCGCTACCCGGGCCGCTATGACCTGGTGCTGATCGATGCCGGTCCGCAGGCCGCGGTCGCGGCACTGTTCACCACCAATGCCTTCAGCGCCGCGCCGGTTCGGGTCGCGAAGGAACACCTCGCCGGCGCGCGCGCGCGCTGGCTGCTGATCAATTCCGGCAATGCCAACGCCGGCACGGGATCCGAAGGGCTGTCGGCGGCCCGGCAGTGCTGCAAGGCGGTCGCCCGCCAGACGCAAGGCGAGGCACATGCGGTGCTGCCGTTCTCGACCGGCGTGATCGGTGAGCCCCTGCCGGTACACCGGATCGAGGATGCGTTGCCCGACCTCGTGGACGCCCTGCGCGAGGATGCCTGGCTCGACGCGGCGCGGGCGATCATGACCACCGATACCGTGCTGAAGGGCGGCAGCCGAAGGGTGGAACTCGCCGGGGGTGCCGTGACGCTGACCGGGATTGCCAAGGGATCGGGGATGGTCCACCCGGATATGGCCACCATGCTCGCATTTGTCGGGACCGACGCGGAAATCCCTCCCGACCTGCTGCGCTGGATGCTGGTTCGTGCGGCCGCGGACAGTTTCAATGCGATCACGGTCGACGGGGATACCTCCACGAACGATGCCCTGGTCTGTGTGGCCAGCGGCGCCAGCGGCGTGCAGCCGGAGAGTGAGGACGACCTGAATGCCTTTGCCGGCGCGCTGCAGTCGCTCTGTCTCGAGCTGGCCGAAGCGATCGTGCGCGACGGCGAGGGCGCGACCAAGTTCGTCCGCGTCTCGGTGCGGGGCGGGCGCGACGCCGGCGAAGCCCAACGCGTTGCGGAAACGGTGGCGCTGTCGCCGCTGGTGAAGACCGCGCTGTTCGCTTCGGATCCGAACTGGGGCCGGATCCTGGCTGCGGTCGGGCGCGCCGGCGTCCCGGATTTCGAGATCGAGCGCGTTCGCATCACCGTGAACGGTGTGGAAATCGTCGCCGCCGGCAGCCGTGCGCCGGGTTATACCGAGGCAGCCGGGCAGCAGGCGTTTGCCGAGGCGGAACTGGACATCGTGATCGACCTCGGCCGGGGCGCTGCCGGTTACCGCAAGTACACCTGTGACTTCTCCTACGACTACGTCCGGATCAACGCCGACTACCGTTCCTGA
- the secA gene encoding preprotein translocase subunit SecA: MVNSFVRKLFGSRNDRIIKRYQKVAQRVNALGEETERLSDAELQAKADAFRSRLGQGETLETLLPEAFAVCRAVSERVLGMRHFDVQLIGGMVLNDGRIAEMRTGEGKTLVATLTAYLNALSGEGVHVITVNDYLARRDAVWMGKLYHALGLSVGVINSSGGQGVDASSYRYDPEYQPEGEGFPRLRPATRREAYAADVTYGTNNEFGFDYLRDNMAFRAEDRVQRALNYAIVDEVDSILIDEARTPLIISGPSGDSSEMYVRMNGIVPELTSQEDEESEGDYFVDEKAKQVFLSEDGQEKAEQLLHDAGLLEPGQSLYDAASIPVLHHLNAALRAHALFKRDVQYLVRDGKIMIIDEFTGRTMPGRRWSEGLHQAIEAKEGVPIQQENQTLASITFQNYFRLYDKLSGMTGTADTEAYEFQTIYGLEVVVIPGNKPLNRDDMQDLVYLTQDEKYDAIIKELKWCIERDQPILVGTASVEASERLASALKKTGIHFEVLNAKQHEREAHIIAQAGRPRAVTIATNMAGRGTDIVLGGSLDAELEGLGDNPDPAEAERAKAEWQKRHDAVVAAGGLHIIGSERHESRRIDNQLRGRSGRQGDPGSSRFFLSLEDNLMRIFASERVRGLMQRLGMQKGEAIENAWVSRAIENAQRKVEAHNFDIRKQLLEYDDVANDQRRVIYEQRAELLTSEDISETIDALLQDVVNTAISQHLPPGSVEDEWDIAALTTALNSEFGLDLPIQEWLDAEKDLHEEPLRERIIDKARAVLEEKRAALGDDMMKRLQRDVMLQVLDSQWKEHLASMDYLRQGIGLRGYAQRNPKQEYKREAFAMFEALLERIKHDVIKLLLRVQLRSESAAEEFGRRFARAPEGVQFRHEDPGSPLQGPQGQPRGDAADSAQPFRREGPKLGRNDPCWCGSGKKFKHCHGRLN, translated from the coding sequence ATGGTCAACAGTTTCGTACGCAAACTCTTCGGCAGTCGCAACGACCGCATCATCAAGCGCTACCAGAAAGTGGCGCAGAGGGTCAATGCATTGGGCGAGGAAACCGAGCGGCTTTCCGATGCCGAGCTGCAGGCGAAGGCGGACGCGTTCCGTTCGCGCCTGGGGCAGGGCGAGACGCTCGAGACCCTGTTACCGGAGGCCTTCGCGGTCTGCCGTGCGGTCAGCGAGCGAGTGCTCGGTATGCGTCACTTCGACGTGCAGCTGATCGGCGGGATGGTGCTCAACGATGGCCGGATTGCCGAGATGCGCACCGGCGAGGGCAAGACCCTCGTGGCGACGCTGACCGCGTACCTCAACGCGCTGTCGGGGGAGGGCGTGCACGTGATCACGGTCAACGACTACCTGGCCCGGCGGGACGCGGTCTGGATGGGCAAGCTCTACCATGCGCTGGGGCTGTCGGTGGGCGTGATCAACAGCTCCGGCGGTCAGGGCGTCGATGCGTCGTCGTACCGCTACGATCCCGAGTATCAGCCGGAAGGTGAGGGGTTCCCGCGCTTGCGTCCGGCGACCCGCAGGGAGGCCTACGCCGCCGACGTCACCTATGGCACCAACAACGAGTTCGGCTTCGACTATCTGCGCGACAACATGGCCTTCCGCGCCGAAGATCGTGTGCAGCGGGCGCTGAACTACGCGATCGTCGACGAGGTCGACTCGATCCTGATCGACGAGGCGCGCACCCCGCTGATCATCTCGGGCCCGAGCGGCGACAGCTCGGAGATGTACGTGCGCATGAACGGGATCGTTCCGGAACTGACGTCCCAGGAGGACGAGGAGTCCGAGGGCGACTACTTCGTCGACGAGAAGGCGAAGCAGGTGTTCCTGAGCGAAGATGGCCAGGAGAAGGCCGAGCAACTGCTGCACGATGCCGGCCTGCTCGAACCCGGCCAGAGCCTGTACGATGCCGCGAGCATCCCGGTGCTGCACCATCTCAATGCCGCGCTGCGTGCGCACGCGCTCTTCAAGCGTGACGTCCAGTACCTGGTGCGCGACGGTAAGATCATGATCATCGATGAATTCACCGGTCGCACCATGCCGGGCCGGCGCTGGTCCGAGGGCCTGCACCAGGCGATCGAGGCCAAGGAAGGCGTGCCGATCCAGCAGGAGAACCAGACGCTGGCGTCGATCACGTTCCAGAACTACTTCCGGCTCTACGACAAGCTCAGCGGGATGACCGGCACCGCCGATACCGAGGCCTACGAGTTCCAGACCATTTACGGGCTCGAGGTCGTCGTGATCCCCGGCAACAAGCCGCTGAACCGCGACGACATGCAGGATCTCGTCTATCTGACGCAGGACGAGAAGTACGACGCGATCATCAAGGAACTGAAGTGGTGTATCGAACGTGACCAGCCGATCCTGGTTGGCACCGCATCGGTAGAGGCCTCCGAGCGCCTCGCGAGCGCGTTGAAGAAGACCGGGATCCACTTCGAGGTGCTGAACGCGAAGCAGCATGAGCGCGAGGCGCATATCATCGCCCAGGCCGGCCGTCCCCGGGCGGTGACCATCGCGACCAACATGGCCGGCCGCGGCACCGATATCGTGCTCGGCGGCAGCCTCGACGCGGAGCTCGAGGGCCTCGGCGACAACCCCGACCCGGCCGAGGCCGAACGGGCGAAGGCCGAGTGGCAGAAGCGCCACGATGCGGTGGTCGCTGCGGGCGGACTGCATATCATCGGTTCCGAGCGGCACGAGTCGCGGCGCATCGACAACCAGCTGCGCGGCCGTTCCGGGCGCCAGGGCGATCCGGGTTCGAGCCGTTTCTTCCTGTCGCTCGAAGACAACCTGATGCGCATCTTCGCCTCCGAGCGGGTGCGCGGCCTGATGCAGCGTCTGGGGATGCAGAAGGGCGAAGCGATCGAAAACGCCTGGGTGAGTCGGGCGATCGAGAATGCACAGCGCAAGGTCGAGGCACACAACTTCGACATCCGCAAGCAGCTGCTGGAGTACGACGACGTCGCCAACGACCAGCGCCGCGTGATCTACGAGCAGCGCGCGGAGCTGCTGACCAGCGAGGATATTTCCGAAACCATCGATGCCCTGCTGCAGGACGTGGTCAACACGGCCATCAGCCAGCACCTGCCCCCGGGCAGTGTCGAGGACGAATGGGACATCGCGGCGCTGACGACCGCGCTGAACTCCGAGTTCGGTCTGGATCTGCCGATTCAGGAGTGGCTGGATGCCGAGAAGGATCTGCACGAGGAGCCACTGCGCGAGCGCATCATCGACAAGGCCCGCGCGGTGCTCGAGGAGAAGCGCGCGGCGCTCGGCGACGACATGATGAAGCGGCTGCAGCGCGACGTGATGCTGCAGGTGCTGGACAGCCAGTGGAAGGAACACCTGGCGTCGATGGATTATCTGCGTCAGGGCATCGGCCTGCGCGGATATGCCCAGCGCAACCCGAAGCAGGAGTACAAGCGCGAAGCGTTCGCGATGTTCGAGGCCCTGCTGGAGCGGATCAAGCACGATGTGATCAAGTTGCTGCTGCGGGTTCAGCTGCGCTCCGAGAGCGCGGCCGAGGAGTTCGGCCGGCGTTTCGCGCGCGCACCCGAAGGTGTGCAGTTCCGGCACGAGGATCCGGGCAGCCCACTGCAGGGGCCGCAGGGTCAGCCCAGGGGGGACGCGGCCGATTCCGCGCAGCCGTTCCGCCGCGAAGGCCCGAAGCTCGGGCGCAACGACCCCTGCTGGTGCGGATCGGGCAAGAAATTCAAGCATTGCCACGGGCGCCTGAACTGA
- a CDS encoding DciA family protein gives MPMHGNPEEPRERRSAPRPLARYIHPAWSRRSQTDAGLERDLAGLLGAQLSRGLVRVSLNEDTLILACRDRGTATELRFLQRDIRKTLAAAGRPAIGAVRVVFSGTQFQAAAAPRESGSVDRVIPAAARQALQSAAAGIADPRLAEALRRLARAGTRTNRSGSG, from the coding sequence ATGCCCATGCACGGCAACCCGGAAGAGCCTCGTGAACGCCGGTCGGCTCCCCGGCCGCTCGCCCGGTACATCCATCCCGCCTGGAGCCGGCGGTCACAGACCGATGCCGGGCTGGAACGGGATCTCGCGGGCCTGCTCGGAGCGCAGCTGTCACGCGGGCTGGTCCGCGTGAGCCTGAACGAGGACACCCTGATTCTGGCCTGCCGGGACCGCGGCACCGCGACCGAACTGCGCTTCCTGCAGCGTGACATCCGCAAGACCCTCGCGGCCGCCGGGCGGCCCGCGATCGGCGCGGTGCGTGTCGTGTTCTCCGGGACGCAGTTCCAGGCTGCTGCGGCGCCCCGGGAGTCCGGCTCGGTTGACCGGGTCATCCCGGCCGCCGCACGTCAGGCACTCCAGAGCGCTGCCGCCGGGATCGCGGATCCGCGACTCGCCGAAGCGCTGCGCAGGCTGGCGCGTGCAGGGACGCGGACTAACCGGTCAGGGTCTGGGTGA
- the lpxC gene encoding UDP-3-O-acyl-N-acetylglucosamine deacetylase, with protein sequence MKNSIRATGVGLHTGEKVTLTLRPAAANTGVVFHRTDLDPPVSIQATAENVGDTRLSTTLVSGDTRVSTVEHLLSAVAGLGIDNLHVDVSAPEVPIMDGSAGPFVFLLQSAGLQEQDAPKKFIRIHRSVELHDGDKWVRFDPYEGFKVGFCIDFEHPMFTSGSQRAELDFSSTSFVREVSRARTFGFMRDIEALRANQLALGGSLDNAIVLDDFKILNEDGLRYENELVKHKILDVVGDLYLLGHSLIGAFTGHKSGHALNNQLIRRLKRDRDAWELVTFEDDSQPLPISFGQLTQTLTG encoded by the coding sequence CTGAAGAACAGCATTCGCGCGACGGGCGTCGGCCTGCACACCGGTGAAAAGGTCACCCTGACCCTGCGCCCCGCGGCCGCCAACACCGGCGTCGTCTTCCACCGTACGGACCTCGACCCTCCGGTCTCGATTCAGGCCACCGCCGAAAACGTGGGCGACACGCGCCTGTCCACCACGCTGGTGAGTGGCGATACCCGGGTTTCCACCGTGGAACACCTGCTGTCCGCCGTGGCCGGGCTCGGGATCGACAACCTGCACGTCGACGTGAGCGCCCCCGAGGTGCCGATCATGGACGGCAGCGCGGGTCCGTTCGTGTTCCTGCTCCAGTCCGCAGGTTTGCAGGAGCAGGATGCGCCGAAGAAGTTCATCCGCATCCACCGCTCGGTCGAGCTCCATGATGGTGACAAGTGGGTACGGTTCGATCCCTACGAGGGGTTCAAGGTCGGCTTCTGCATCGATTTCGAGCACCCGATGTTCACCAGCGGCAGCCAGCGAGCCGAGCTCGATTTCTCCTCCACTTCGTTCGTGCGCGAGGTGTCCCGCGCCCGTACGTTTGGCTTCATGCGCGACATCGAGGCGCTGCGGGCCAACCAGCTCGCGCTGGGCGGAAGCCTGGACAACGCGATCGTGCTGGACGACTTCAAGATCCTGAATGAGGACGGGCTCCGCTACGAGAACGAGCTCGTGAAGCACAAGATTCTGGATGTCGTGGGCGATCTCTATCTGTTGGGACACAGCCTGATCGGGGCCTTTACCGGACACAAGTCGGGCCATGCATTGAACAACCAGCTGATCCGGCGCCTGAAGCGGGATCGGGATGCCTGGGAACTGGTGACCTTCGAGGACGATTCCCAGCCCCTGCCGATCTCGTTCGGGCAGCTCACCCAGACCCTGACCGGTTAG
- the ftsZ gene encoding cell division protein FtsZ, with the protein MTFELMDTFTQSATIKVIGVGGGGGNAVQHMVYSQLEGVDFICANTDAQALKSLGAKTLLQLGSDITKGLGAGADPAVGREAALEDRERVQELLQGADMVFITAGMGGGTGTGAAPVVAQLAKEMGILTVAVVTKPFPFEGKKRMQVAMSGIKALTEQVDSLITIPNEKLLSVLGKNTSLLDAFKAANDVLFGAVQGISELITRPGLINVDFADVRNVMREMGMAMMGTGAGHGEDRARQAAEAAIASPLLEDIDISGARGILVNVTGGLDVGIGEFEEVGEAVKMLASEDATVVVGTVIDPEMQDELRVTLVATGLGSPVKPVQQERPNVRVVDAPPRRVVGSDLESLERPTALRRGETEAVDYAGQTGIDVLDIPAFLRKQAD; encoded by the coding sequence ATGACGTTCGAACTGATGGATACCTTTACCCAAAGCGCGACGATCAAGGTCATCGGAGTCGGTGGAGGGGGCGGCAATGCCGTCCAGCACATGGTCTATTCCCAGCTCGAGGGTGTCGACTTCATCTGCGCAAACACCGATGCGCAGGCGCTGAAGAGCCTGGGTGCGAAAACACTGCTGCAACTGGGCAGCGACATTACCAAGGGACTGGGCGCCGGGGCCGACCCGGCGGTCGGACGCGAGGCGGCGCTGGAGGACCGGGAACGGGTTCAGGAACTGCTGCAGGGCGCGGACATGGTCTTCATCACCGCAGGCATGGGGGGCGGCACCGGAACCGGGGCGGCCCCGGTAGTCGCGCAGCTCGCGAAGGAGATGGGGATTCTGACCGTCGCGGTCGTCACCAAGCCTTTCCCGTTCGAGGGCAAGAAGCGCATGCAGGTGGCCATGTCCGGGATCAAGGCGCTGACCGAGCAGGTCGACTCGTTGATCACGATCCCGAACGAGAAACTCCTCTCGGTGCTGGGCAAGAACACCAGCCTGCTGGACGCGTTCAAGGCCGCGAACGACGTGCTGTTCGGTGCGGTCCAGGGGATCTCCGAACTGATCACACGCCCGGGCCTGATCAACGTCGACTTCGCCGACGTGCGCAACGTGATGCGCGAGATGGGCATGGCGATGATGGGGACCGGTGCCGGACATGGCGAGGATCGCGCCCGCCAGGCGGCCGAAGCCGCGATCGCGAGTCCGCTGCTCGAGGACATCGACATCTCCGGGGCGCGCGGCATCCTGGTCAACGTGACCGGAGGACTCGACGTCGGCATCGGCGAGTTCGAGGAAGTCGGCGAGGCGGTCAAGATGCTCGCATCCGAGGATGCAACCGTCGTCGTCGGTACCGTGATCGATCCCGAGATGCAGGACGAACTGCGGGTGACCCTGGTCGCAACCGGTCTGGGCAGCCCGGTCAAGCCCGTGCAGCAGGAGCGGCCCAACGTGCGGGTCGTCGATGCACCGCCACGGCGTGTCGTGGGTTCGGATCTGGAGAGCCTGGAGCGTCCCACGGCGCTGCGCCGCGGCGAGACCGAGGCAGTCGACTACGCGGGCCAGACCGGGATCGACGTGCTGGATATCCCGGCGTTTCTGCGCAAGCAGGCCGATTGA